In the Acidobacteriota bacterium genome, GCGCCGTCGGCGCTCCTGTCCGGCGACTGGGACCCGGACGATGAGGCACCGCAGAAGGTGCGCTTGCTGGCGCGGGCCCTCGTCTCGCTCGGTGGGACGTGATCGTCTTCCGCCAGGCCGACCCGCGCTATCCCTTCCTCTGGGATACGGCGGCGCAGCCACCCGCACGCTGGCACGGACCCGGCGAGGGCCCTGCGCACTACTTCGCCGATACTCCGGCTGGCGCGTGGGCGGAATTGTTGCGTCACGAGGAGATTACGGATCCGGATGACGCGGCCACGCTCAGGCGTGCGCTATGGGCCGTGGAGATCGGCGACGACCCGGCGGAGGCCGTGACGCTGCCGGTGGCGGTCGTGACGGGAGGACCCGAGACTTACCCTCGGTGTCGTGCGTGGGCTGCGCGG is a window encoding:
- a CDS encoding RES domain-containing protein; translated protein: MIVFRQADPRYPFLWDTAAQPPARWHGPGEGPAHYFADTPAGAWAELLRHEEITDPDDAATLRRALWAVEIGDDPAEAVTLPVAVVTGGPETYPRCRAWAARRRAAGVTRLLVRSAALLPGGATGRRVVDGEEVPATSRDGRVIVVYGTPGALVGWKVVDAGAPPPDVLPNVRSLAVEGR